aaaGGTTCCCAGTTGGCACTTACAACAAAACTAAAATGAAGAATAAGTGACAATGCTTATGTTATGGATCTTACATCCAACTGGaatatttttaacaaatttaatGTGCAGGAAATTTTCACTTTTTATGGAGAGAATGATATTGTTTGATTCATAATTGAACTTGAGGACAAGTTTTttttcaagaaggggggactgatgtagaAAATCTCTACGTTCCTTTCTAGATTGTTCTTTACTTGATAGCCAAGTTTAGCTTACCCTGTTTtagagttttattattttttcttttagtgttTAGTTATTTTTAGACTCTTGTTTATGCCTATATATATAGGCTAGTTTCGTTAGTTGAGAGACAATTATTATCTTCATTAATCACAATTATTCAACTATCTTTCTTTCAATCTTTTCTCCCTGTTCTTTacaatttatttcttttatttctcAACCTTTCATCTCTTCTCATTATCTGCAATCTTTGTATTGCATTCTTCTAGTTTgttctccattatatagcctCGCTAATACCATATTGGAGAAGCACAGGTGGAGTGTACCACCATTACATATTACAAACAATGGACCTAGCAAAATTCACAAGCATGTCAACGATGTTATGAGCGACCCTATGTGTCAATAACGTTATGAACGACCCTATAAATGTAACTGACAAACTACGTAAAAGACTTGAATACTCTAACAACAACAACCTCTCAATCTGGTGGGGTGGGGGGACCGAGAATTTGGTAACCAAACAATAGCTTGAGATAAGGCATTTTAGCGTACATTACACTCCTTGCCCACATGGTAAATGTTGTAGCTATCACAAAGGTTTAAAAAGGATTAGTAAGAATAAAGACAGTACCTGCAATATGAGAATTTGGTAAGATCCACATTCAACATTGACCCTGTTAATATTAATATCCGACGTAGTTGATGGCCTAAGATTAGTGGAAAAATGCCGAATCAAAGAGGCCATTATTAGAGCAGTCAAATGAGTCTGGCTACCAATTTTGTAAAAAACACAAAATTCTTTAATCTTATGTACAACAGCTAGTGTGGTCAATTGGGTCCGTGCAAAAGCAAGAGTGCAGCGATCTTTCCAAATGTGCCACATAATAACTACAACATACGCCAAAGTTAATTTACTTAAAAACGCTTCATTTGTATCCCTGAGCTTCTTAAATCCCAAAATCCTCCTTTTGTTTTAGGATAACAAAAAGAAGACCAAGATTTTGAATAGAAAGTTATAAACCCCTTGATGCTTTTTATTGCACCAGTTTGACATCGTACGACGTTTGTCAGTAGAATCAGTTGAATGAACACAAACCATCAGGTACTTCCCCATAGTATTTAAGTAAATTTGATAAAGCATTCCTTTGTTTGAAATGTACACGACTAAAATATCCCCGTCTTGTAGAAAAGAGTCTGTATTTTTGAccgttttatttaaaaaatagtaACCAGACGCCAGAAACCGTCAAGCTCCATGTGGCACCTACAGAATTCTTAAGAAACCCTCTTATTTGACTGGGGATGATTTTATTGGGATCAATGACTCAACTTATAACTCAACTCATTGTTATGACTAACAGTAATAAAACACGTGGCATTTATCtaaccaaaaaaatgaaaaatatcaacaactcccAATAAGATCTCTTCCTCAATTTTATATCTTCTTCAACCTGTAATTATAATTTATGCAACTCCAAAACTTGTTTAGTTTTCATCAATTTTCTTCAATTAGCCTTTCAAAACGCTGAATGAATGATGGATAGAGGTATGAAAGACTCTCCAACTACTAGTAGTAGCAATAGAAACAAAAATTAATAAGGTgggaatgaaaaaaaaatcttaataatTGGTTGTTTTATGTGTGAGCAATGGAACCATGAGACAAAAGTGTGTTCCTGGCTCCATTCTATGTACAAACATGTTCCCTATAATGGTATAAGAGCATATATACGATCTACAAAAATTGGAAACTATGTGGAAAAGTTCTTCTAGTGCACCATACCTACCCGCACCTACTTTAATTTGAATAGTTTGAAGATACTTCCTACCTTGTAAATCCAAGTTGTTGTTGTTACCATCAGAGAAAAGTTGTAATGCTTGTGGAGAAGATGATTACTCTTTTCAAAATTGTGCACTGCGTAATCATCTTTGCTTCTCTTCAACCTGCAATTTCAGACTCAGCCCAAGGATATGCAATAATCAACATAATAAAAACATAATTTACTTTATCTGCCAAGAATGTGAAGCTTTTATATGGGCTTCAGATGCTCTTTTCATTGCTGGAAAAGAAAAAGTTAGAGATTCTGAAAATCGATGGTTGCTCTAGTTATATAACTAGGAAAAAGTCTGCATATGTGATAAGAGTTCATTTCATATTGCATGATACAAAAAATCTTAAAGATCTAAAATTCAAAAAGTCCCAAAATTCATACAGGATGACTAATGCCAATGCGGGGTGCCGACTGaagaaatcaaagtaaaaaatGGGGAGATTACACTGAGTTggcattgaaattgaaatattttgaataaaatttgatgaaatttagcttcaatataaaaaatataaaaaataaataaataaaattcaataaaactTCTGAAATGTTGGTTGTGCAAATTTGGAAGATGAACGCTTTACTTGACATCAATAACGATAGACTGGAATTTTCTTATCCATGTTTTGCATAGTTTTAGAATCAATGATAGGTCGCATGGCCTTATCATGAGTTGCATATCCACCACAACATTCTATGGAATGATTAATGATCATCATGAAGGCTTTTTCGCATGTGAAAGAGGAATTATAGTTTCTTATTAGTGAAGATGGAGAACATACTTTCTGGTTGGAAAAAGAATTGTCTAACTCACATgggaaaaacaacaataaattcaATCGGTTCTTTTACCAAAGTGATATTCTATGGATACATTAATAATTCCTAAGACACTTGTCAACAAGATGAACCAGATAATAACGAATTTCTGATGGGGTCACTCTAAAGATAAGAAGATGATGCATTTTCCACAACGAGAGTGGTTTCTAACTTGTAAGGACAAGGGTACGTGGTACGATTTTGAGATCATTGGAAGAACCCAATAAAGCTCTCGTTGCTAAGTTGGCATAGTGATTCCTTCAACCACATCTTGAATCCCTATGGTGTAAAATTCTGCAAGCTAAGTATTTAAGGGATTATTCCTTTTGGGTTGCAAAAAAACCATCAAGTGTCCTGCTACATGGAACACAATGCTCAGTATGAGACCTTAACTTGAGGAAAGTTATATGTGTCTAGTTGGGACTAGAAACAAAATTAGAGTATGGTATAATTCACTGGTACCTTCTCTGCATAGAATTACACCTTTAGTTCCTGATAattctataatacaaaacatcgTGAGGTTTTGAGCTTTGGAGGGACATATAACATTTTGAAAGACAAATGTAACATCCGACCATCCCAATCTCATGATCTCAACCTAAGACATCCGATGGATGTAAGGGTTGTAACCTTTTTTCATTATGAATATACTTTGAGCGGGTTCCTCATAATTATGATTATAAATAAAAACTAATTTTAATTTGAGGTTTTTTTTTAAGATCATTATCTTTAGTTCTCTCATTGTTTGATTCTACATTATATTCTCCATCTACAAATAAAAATAAGGTTTCTCTTAAAAATAGCCCATGATTTAATTAACCATAacccatatttttttttcttcaagttaTTAACCATATTTCAAATCATACCCCACGGTATGTTGATCGATTTAGTACAGAGGGGAATTCGTATCCAAATGAGTTAACTGGAGTAAAGTACACCTTCCTCAAAGTTAATTATGTAATTCCTCGATTATTCGTAGCTAAGTGAGATAACTCACTCACGAATATAATAAGATATCAAAGTCCCTAGCCCGCATAAGCCTTTAGATATATAATGATGAACAATATAATTTGGCCAGTTGGTTCCAAAGAAATATAAGTACTTGCAGGAGAAACAACTCTTTGGCCATAACATTGGTCGATATTTTCCATCCTAACGACCTCCAGTGACTGTATACAACAAAGGAAAAAATGTCAAGTACTACCATGTATTAACTAAGCAGCTTGATGGAACCACCATTCGCTGGTTACAGTTTAAAAGGAACCGAAACAAAATGAAATTGTGGGACTTGCCTCTTCATGCCCTACTATGTGAGATAGTGGAAGAATAACCTAGCTCCCAAACCGCCAAATCGAGCCACTGGTATGCTTAATGGACTAGATTTGACAACAAAAGCTAAGTAAGCATCATATGTTCTTACTTTACAATTAACTATTTATTAATTACTATTAATTACAATGATATTGAATAAATGTAAACGCTAATGATTCGAAAAGTCTGTTTTGCTTGAGTCTATACATGTTAAGACCTTGATATAATCCCGTGAATAATGGGCAGAGACGAGAATATTCCTGAACCAATGCTAGAGGCGAGAAATCATGGAAGAATCCAATAACATACCAATGCTATTTTATTATACTTATTACTTGCATTAACATCATGTATTAAAAACACATAAATATAAATAAATGAAAGATATTATAAGTTTCAATAGGTTCCACTGAATACATATTGTATGAAGTTGTTTTTCGATCACTTATATCCAAGTATATCATTGGTTTATTACCATGTCTTACTAATTacttcaaatatttatttatttttggtagaGTGAGAAGAATGTATAAAAGCTACAAGAAGCAGCAAAAAGAAAGCAAGTCTACGTCAAATGAAATAATGCATCTAATTGCGGATGGAGCTTCAAAATACAGTATGTCAAAATGTTATTGGGCTAACAAGAGATTTAGCTTCAATATATACCAGGATCATCATCAAGTCTATAAAAGTAACTCTTGTCATAAATACGAGCATTTTGTTCCCTACAGAGAACCTACAGCACATCAAATGTACGAGGCTCCAAAGTACTATCTTAGTGGTAATCATAGTTTTCCCTACATTTAGCTCAAATtaaaatattgaaaaaaaaatcatgttccGAAATCGCAAAATACCCATACGATATGACAAAATAGATatggacgaagaattaatagatgttaaaATCATACCCGAAATTAATGATTCTTTTATAAAAATCTCAGAAGAGTTGAAAGAGATGTGGAGATTAGTTGAGAGTAATGAAGGAGACCAACAAGAGAAATGAGTTGAAAGAGATGAATGAGATCATATGAGAAGGAGACCTAGGGTTTGGTTCCCTGATTTCCCATCTTTGCGCCTGATGGAAGAAACGGAGAAAAAAATAGTTTGAGGGCATTTCCAAACATGACTGTATTGAGTCCGGTCCGACAGTTTGGTTTGATCCAGAGGTCGCGTGAGGGCTtgagaaaggaaaaaagaaagtctaatatTTGACTCGGACCGAATCAGATACAGATCACAAGTCAAGTGCACACAAAGAGGTTGTTAGTTACAAAATtaaaaagagaaaataatatatataaattaacaTAAAGATCTCAAGTAAAGTTTATCAGTACCTCAATCTAATACAATCATTTTACACTACCATTGTGGGCCAAAGTTCAATGTTGGGTAATAGGATACCAAATTCCATAAAGGCGAAATATTAAGAGATTTCTACACCCCAAGCAAAATAGTATCTTTCACTAACAACAATAGAAATTACAAGGTCCAATATCTTGGTGTTGTAATAATGAAAATCTCTTAGCTGATGATGACCAAAGCGTTTTTCATATGACCAATGAGGACATGTCACAATTTGTTTCTTTTGGATGGGAAGTGTGGCATGGCTTTGCTTAGCGGAGTCACCTCGAACCCAAGTAATTTGTGATTCAAAAAGTCTGAATAAACCGAGAGAAAAACCATAACAAAAACCACCTAGACACAATACATGGCCTCCTGCTAAACTCCCAAGGGGGCGGCCACACTAGGGACCACAAATCAAAGAAAATCTGTGCCGGGGAGGggttttttttgttgcttttcCAGCTTAGAATTGTTGTTTCTGATTTTACCATTACATGTGTATTTTAAGTGCAGTTGAGAAAATATTCCTAAAAGTAGGCTTTAAATCCGgtgaacaaaataaaaaatcaagctTATCAGTTTCGAGCCCCTTCCAAATTCACTTTCCAGTCCCCCTGTTTTTCTCCATTTTGATTAGTTCATACTACAATATTTGAATTTACATATATGTCTTGGGTCCATTATTACCTTCACTTATCTTTACGAGCATTGACAAAACCTGATTCATCTCAGGCCGATCTTCAGGGGAAGGACAGGTACAAGAGATAGCTAGTTCAAGCAACAATATTAGTTTCTCTTCCCCTCCTTTGGATGATAAGCTCATATCATGATCCAGTATTTTAAGAATTCCATCGCCTCCATTTGTTAGAGCTCTCTCCACTAACTGTCGCAGAGTAATCGGAAATCCATTCTCTTCTATAGTCCCTGTTGGTCTTTTAGCAGTTAACAACTCCATCAATAATACCCCATAGCTGAAAACGTCTGCCTTTGTCGTAACCTTCCTCATATACGCAAACTCTGAAAATATGTTAACATGTTCTGTGAGTGACCATTAGTATTAAATTAATATTAAACTGTTGAAATAAGATGGAGAGTAAATACCTGGTGCCAAATACCCAACTGTGCCTTGAAATGCAGATAACAAAGAAATGCCACTTTCATTATCGAGATGAACACCTAGAATTCGAGCTGTTCCAAAATCGCTAACATGAGCTTCCCAGTGTTCATCAAAAAGAATATTTGACGGTTTAAGATCACAGTGCACAATTGGGTCGCCGTAACCTGAGTGCAAGTAAACCATTGCATTGGCGACAGAAATACACACTTTCAGCCGCTCATCAAATGTCCACCTTGACCTGTCTGTGCTATTATCATGGATAACACTCTCCAAATTCCCATTCTCCATGTACCGGAGAACCAAAGCCTTCAGTTTCCCGCTCTCCCATGCAAAACCAAGTATCTTAACCAGATTTTTGTGCCTTAAATGGCTCAAGGTCTTCAATTCTCTATCAAAAGACTTGTTTGATTCCTCGGGGAACTGATTTAAATTCAACTTCTTTACTGCTACAAGTGTTTCACTTTCCAATCTACCCTTGTAAACAGTACTCAAACTGCTTATGCCAAGCACATTACCCTCATCGAAGAAATTTGTTGCTGATtctatttcttttctttcaaatctcttcagtGAAGGAGTTACAGAGTATTGTGTTTCTGAATCCACATGGACCGTATCACCTTCGGGATCTCTTTTCCTAGCATTCCGACGGAAAATTACAACAATAAGAACCATGAGAAGAAGTACAATTACAGTTCCAAGAACGCCTAGAATCAAGATAGACTTCTTGGAGAACCGGCTACGAGAATTTGAGTGGCTTTCGCTGATGCATGAATTCAGAAATTTGGTTCCACAAAGTGACGGGTTACCTTCCAAGCTAGATAAACCAATAGTTCTGAATAATCCTTTTGTTGGAACAGGTCCTTCAAACTGATTAAATGAAAGGTTCAGATGTTTAAGGGTGAAAAGGTTTGTAAAACTCTCAGGGACGGCGCCGCTAAAATTGTTTACAGATAGATCAAGGATGCTGATGTGTTTCAGATTTGTAAACTTTTCCCCGAGCGTGCCATTCAATGTGTTCCTTGAAAGATTCAAGCTCAATAAAGAGTACATTTGAGAAAAAATCTTGTCGGGAATTTTACCAGTAAGGGTGTTTCCGGAAATGTCAAGTAGTAACAAGTTCTTGCAGCGTCCAAGTGTAACAGGAATGCTTCCCGAAAGATTATTGCTAGACAAATCAATGGCCTGCACCATTTCCAACTCACCGAGCTCTTCCGGGATCCTCCCTGACAAGGAATTGCCTGAAAAGTTTACGAGTATCTGCAACTCTTTCATACCATTAACCACATTTCCAGGGATAGCTCCTGTGAGGTTATTGCGAGAAAGATCCAGTACCGAAAGTCTGTTAAGAAAGCTCAAGCTTCTGGGTATGGACCCTTGAAAGTTATTACCGTGCAAATCCAAGTAAGTAAGCTTATCAAGTTTTGAAAACAAGTCCGGAATAGGACCACCGAATCTATTTTTATGCAACTTCAGTTCAGCAAGATTTTTAAGCTCAAATATCTCTGCCGGAATGGTGCCTTCTAGAGCATTCTCAGGTAAGGAAAGCCCTTGAAGGAATGAAAGTTTCGACAACGCAGAAGGTATCATACCTGAAAAATTATTTCTGCCTAATTCAAGAGAAAACAAGATAAATAAGCACATTTACAATTGGGTGctaatgatctttttttttttttgaaagtaaaTCAGACATATTATAGAAACTGAAGTTATACAGGATATTTCGAATGTTGTCCTGGTATCATTGCAGGACAGGCCTTGTTATGATCTTTAGACAACAAACTGATTTGATAACTACTAGTAAGGGAAATAAGACTTCTATCTAAAGCAGGGCCGGCCCTGCCGTTAAAGCAGCTCAAGCCGTGCTTGAGGCCACAACTTCAAAGAGGccacaaaaaaatttatttttactCTTAATAAATAAAACTAGATCCCGTTTTGTCTCTTAGAAGGCCATACGTCCTGGAAATAAAATCAAAGGGAAAGTGAAAAGAAGCACCGAAGCAACATTGTTTTAGGTTAGGGACCAGGATTCATAAAACTGTAAGTATATGACAATTGATTTACTATCATTtctgtttcttcttttgattttgattgttctCTCTATATAACCCTAGTCTGATTTGTGATAGGTTTTGAATTTTGGAATCTGATTTGGCTAATTAATACACAAAGTTGGAATGTATCTGAATTATTATGACAATAGTTGTAAACAATTGGTATGTAAAGATAAAAATGCATTTGAAACTTGGCAGTAGTTGTTGTCTCTTTAGCCAAGTCGTGAACTTATGAACTTCAACATGTTAGCTTAGCACAAATCCTTGAGCTTTGAAATCTCAATGTCCGTGACAGCCCCACCTATTTGATTTTAATTAGCTTGAGCACTTGTTTGTGAAGTATTGGCTGGTAGTTGCACgaccaagaaaaattatttgattttaattagcttgagcaattgtgtgtgaagtGTTGGCTGGTAGTTGCACGACCAAGAAATTTTTATAAAGCATGATCATTTCTTAATAGTGCCGTTGCAATCCAGAGCAGGAATTATATGCCTTGACTATTAGTTTAGTTTCTCTGATTAGAATGCCTACTTTAGTCCTCTATATCTCGTGGGTGCAGGGTGCAGGATGCTTATTGTTAGTGACATCTTGTGAGATAACAATGAGCATCAACCCTTGGATGTTTTTGATCGTGGAAATTGGAATGTTGGTGATCAACCTTTGAGAGATAAGTTGGTGCTTCTATTGTGAGAATGTTGTATATGCTACAGTGTCTTAAATGTAATTTTCGTATCATTCCAGTTAGCAATATTAatgtaacggagggagtagtttattttgatttaaAGCAATAGACCTATTTAAGAAGGCTGGTAATTCTTCTTTTCATAAACTGAAAACTGAAGATTTCCTAGCCTCCACCGCTAACTTATCAGCCATAGAATTGCCAGATCTGGTATCATTGCAGGACAGGCCTTGTTATTGTCTTTGGACAACAAACTGATTTGATAACTACTAGTAAGGGAAATAGGACTTTTATCTAAAACAATAGGCCTATTTAAGAAGGCTGGTAATTCTTTTTTCCATAAACTGAAAACTGAAGATTTCCTAACCTCCACCGCTAACTTATCAGCCACAGAATTGCCAGATCTGAATTTAAACCCCAAAAAATTGTTGCATTCGGCCAGTATCTTCATGGATTCCTTCACTAAATTCTGATTCTTCCAGTCTATCATTGTATCCCTGCCTTCAATGTACCTCACCATTCTTTCACAGTCCCCGTCTATCCAGAAATTCTTCATACCTTCTTCCCTTTCCCATTTAGCTCCCTGTAAAAGAGCTAACGCTTCAGCTTTTTCCGCACTTGAAGCTTTGAGTATTCCAGACCTAGCTCCTCTTTCATCAGCTGCATCATTCCGTAAAATTAATCCAAATCCAGCATTTATTATTTCAGAAACCCATGAAGCATCATAATTGAGTTTAGAACAATGTAAGACAGGTGATTTCCAAGGAGTATCTGGTCTAAGGTTTTCAACATTACTACTTGAGATAGTTATTCCATCCCTAATAGACCTGCACCAATAATTCAGATGCATCTGAATTATGATTGAGGTTTGTAATGTTGAAATTTCCTTTTCGTCGAAAATTCTGTTGCATCTCTCTTTCCAAATGTACCAACATTTGGTTGCACAGATTTTAGGGTTCAGGGTGCTAATGATGTAGGCATATCTTTATTCCAGCGCTTAATGCTGATTAATGTTGTATTTTTCCACCAAATGACTTTCCAAGTATACATCTCTGTTACGATAAATATATTAGTCTATACAATGTATTTGACTTTGAGTATCATTTCTATATATTAGAATCTTTATTAACACGCTTAGTGCGGCAAAACAGTCTAACCTAGTTATTATGAACACATACACAATCACACAAGTAAACTAATCTGTATTCGTGCAGGTTTACATCAAAAAATGATGGAAAGGGATTTTGATACAAATTTTGAAACCATAAGAATAAATCTTTGTCAAAAGTGCATCAGGTTACTAGTACCCAGCAAAAAACATCTTCTAATCACATGGCATTAGCTAACGGCTGTAAAATTTTGTAACTACCGTAGAAGTTGTCCAGTTTTTCAATTTCTGATTATTCACGAAGGCAGACTTTCACTTGCGCCAACATTTTTCAAAGAACGACATGTTATTCACTTATTGCATGACTGGTTGGTCAAGTGGCCTAGAAATTATGCGCAACAGTGGTGCATTATTGGCATCATGGCATATGCCAAAAATGTGGTGGCACATTAAGAGTTGCAACTAGGCAAAGGCATGGGACAAACAGGGTTTGGACATGGCCAAAGATGCGAGATTAGCATCAAAACGTGCCAAATGAGTTTGGCATATAACCTGTATGCATGAGGCATACATGCCTGCAAGCAAGACTTGCGTTAGCACACTTGCGTCTTTGGGAGAATGATGCTCAGCAATGATTATGGTACTTTGGATGGCaaacacaatcattgtgcaacaaggCTGGATGACATGTGTCGGGCACATGGCCTTGGCGGTTTCAAGTTGGTTATACGGAAGTTGTTTttatttatgctttcttaaaGGATAAGAAGGGCATGTTTGGCTTTAGGCGAATAGTTAAGCAAATTGGCCTAGTTGGCCAATTGCCTTGTAAAGTAAATATGTCACTGCCTGATAGttacttgtatatagattttgtAAGGATATAAAAGCTTGATCTTGTGAAGGGATTGGGTAATCTGGAACAAAAAGAGCGTGAACCCTAAGTGTGCAATAAATAAAAGGCTACGTCCTAGTGTAAAGCTAAGTTATGTTGGTGTATTTGTCCCTTTATTTGGTTTAATGTTTATGCATCAAGTAGAGTGTGTGTATTTGCATCTGGGTAGTGCGGACCTGTGACAATTCGGGTATCAGAATCCTGGTTAAGGGTCTCTCTGTTCACGTTGGATTATAAAAGACAGATGGAGTttgttgatgttcttgaagttGGCCGTGAATTGTATTTGAAGTGAAGGATCCACACAGAGAATACAAGGCATTGAAATGATGAGATAAAGATCAAGCCAAAGGTTATCATTGAAGGTAT
This genomic stretch from Papaver somniferum cultivar HN1 chromosome 5, ASM357369v1, whole genome shotgun sequence harbors:
- the LOC113280527 gene encoding LRR receptor-like serine/threonine-protein kinase FLS2, producing the protein MCLFILFSLELGRNNFSGMIPSALSKLSFLQGLSLPENALEGTIPAEIFELKNLAELKLHKNRFGGPIPDLFSKLDKLTYLDLHGNNFQGSIPRSLSFLNRLSVLDLSRNNLTGAIPGNVVNGMKELQILVNFSGNSLSGRIPEELGELEMVQAIDLSSNNLSGSIPVTLGRCKNLLLLDISGNTLTGKIPDKIFSQMYSLLSLNLSRNTLNGTLGEKFTNLKHISILDLSVNNFSGAVPESFTNLFTLKHLNLSFNQFEGPVPTKGLFRTIGLSSLEGNPSLCGTKFLNSCISESHSNSRSRFSKKSILILGVLGTVIVLLLMVLIVVIFRRNARKRDPEGDTVHVDSETQYSVTPSLKRFERKEIESATNFFDEGNVLGISSLSTVYKGRLESETLVAVKKLNLNQFPEESNKSFDRELKTLSHLRHKNLVKILGFAWESGKLKALVLRYMENGNLESVIHDNSTDRSRWTFDERLKVCISVANAMVYLHSGYGDPIVHCDLKPSNILFDEHWEAHVSDFGTARILGVHLDNESGISLLSAFQGTVGYLAPEFAYMRKVTTKADVFSYGVLLMELLTAKRPTGTIEENGFPITLRQLVERALTNGGDGILKILDHDMSLSSKGGEEKLILLLELAISCTCPSPEDRPEMNQVLSMLVKISEGNNGPKTYM